One window of Streptomyces sp. SUK 48 genomic DNA carries:
- a CDS encoding aspartate kinase, which yields MGLVVQKYGGSSVADAEGIKRVAKRIVEAKKNGNQVVVVVSAMGDTTDELIDLAAQVSPMPAGREFDMLLTAGERISMALLAMAIKNLGHGAQSFTGSQAGVITDSVHNKARIIDVTPGRIRTALDEGNIAIVAGFQGVSADKKDITTLGRGGSDTTAVALAAALDAEVCEIYTDVDGVFTADPRVVKKAKKIDWISFEDMLELAASGSKVLLHRCVEYARRYNIPIHVRSSFSGLQGTWVSSEPIGDQKVEQAIISGVAHDTSEAKITVVGVPDKPGEAAAIFRAIADAQINIDMVVQNVSAASTGLTDISFTLPKTEGRKAIDALEKARGGIGFDSLRYDDQIGKISLVGAGMKTNPGVTAAFFEALSDAGVNIELISTSEIRISVVTRKDDVPEAVRAVHTAFGLDSDTDEAVVYGGTGR from the coding sequence GTGGGCCTTGTCGTGCAGAAGTACGGAGGCTCCTCCGTAGCCGATGCCGAGGGCATCAAGCGCGTCGCCAAGCGGATCGTGGAAGCGAAGAAGAACGGCAACCAGGTTGTCGTCGTCGTTTCCGCGATGGGCGACACGACGGACGAGTTGATCGATCTCGCCGCGCAGGTCTCTCCGATGCCTGCCGGGCGCGAATTCGACATGCTGCTGACCGCCGGAGAGCGGATCTCCATGGCGCTGCTGGCCATGGCGATCAAAAACCTGGGCCACGGGGCCCAGTCCTTCACCGGCAGCCAGGCCGGCGTCATCACCGACTCGGTCCACAACAAGGCCCGGATCATCGATGTCACCCCGGGCCGCATCCGGACCGCGCTGGACGAGGGCAACATCGCGATCGTCGCCGGTTTCCAGGGCGTCAGCGCCGACAAGAAGGACATCACCACGCTCGGCCGCGGCGGCTCGGACACCACCGCCGTGGCCCTCGCCGCCGCCCTCGACGCCGAGGTCTGCGAGATCTACACCGACGTCGACGGTGTGTTCACCGCCGACCCGCGGGTGGTGAAGAAGGCGAAGAAGATCGACTGGATCTCCTTCGAGGACATGCTGGAGCTCGCGGCCTCCGGTTCCAAGGTCCTGCTCCACCGCTGTGTGGAGTACGCGCGCCGCTACAACATCCCGATCCACGTACGCTCCAGCTTCAGCGGATTGCAGGGCACGTGGGTCAGCAGTGAGCCGATTGGGGACCAGAAGGTGGAGCAGGCCATCATCTCCGGTGTCGCGCACGACACCTCCGAGGCCAAGATCACGGTCGTCGGCGTGCCGGACAAGCCGGGTGAGGCCGCCGCGATCTTCCGGGCCATCGCCGACGCGCAGATCAACATCGACATGGTCGTGCAGAACGTGTCCGCCGCCTCCACCGGCCTGACGGACATCTCCTTCACGCTGCCGAAGACCGAGGGCCGCAAGGCCATCGACGCCCTGGAGAAGGCCCGCGGCGGCATCGGCTTCGACTCGCTGCGCTACGACGACCAGATCGGCAAGATCTCCCTGGTCGGCGCGGGCATGAAGACCAACCCGGGCGTCACCGCCGCCTTCTTCGAGGCGCTGTCCGACGCGGGCGTGAACATCGAGCTGATCTCGACCTCCGAGATCCGCATCTCGGTCGTCACGCGCAAGGACGACGTGCCGGAGGCCGTGCGCGCCGTGCACACCGCCTTCGGACTCGACTCCGACACCGACGAGGCCGTGGTCTACGGAGGCACCGGCCGATGA
- a CDS encoding DUF5063 domain-containing protein: MSDATLHATSQNPDDFAVQVADQVESFLVAVTEVARGDEPGSTVPFLLLEISQLLLAGGRLGAHEDIVPDERYEPDPGPEPDVDELRENFARLLEPVDVYSEVFDPYEPRRAPVPARISDDLADIITDLRHGMAHYRAGRTSEALWWWQFSYFSNWGPTASAVLRALQSVLIHVRLNQPLEELDGLDTDQSPLGDETLEFEAGRVMAEEIGGPLGMRPGS; the protein is encoded by the coding sequence ATGTCTGACGCCACGCTGCACGCCACGTCGCAGAATCCCGACGACTTCGCGGTACAGGTCGCGGACCAGGTCGAGAGCTTCCTGGTGGCCGTCACCGAGGTGGCGCGGGGCGACGAGCCCGGCTCGACCGTGCCCTTCCTGCTGCTGGAGATCTCCCAGCTGCTGCTGGCCGGCGGCCGGCTGGGCGCCCACGAGGACATCGTCCCCGACGAGCGCTACGAGCCCGACCCGGGCCCGGAGCCGGACGTGGACGAGCTGCGGGAGAACTTCGCCCGGCTGCTGGAGCCCGTCGACGTCTACTCCGAGGTCTTCGACCCCTACGAGCCCCGCAGGGCCCCGGTACCGGCCCGGATCTCGGACGACCTCGCCGACATCATCACGGACCTGCGCCACGGCATGGCCCACTACCGCGCGGGCCGCACCTCGGAGGCCCTGTGGTGGTGGCAGTTCTCCTACTTCTCCAACTGGGGGCCGACGGCCTCCGCCGTGCTGCGCGCCCTCCAGTCGGTGCTCATCCACGTCCGCCTCAACCAGCCCCTGGAGGAGCTGGACGGCCTGGACACCGACCAGTCCCCCCTGGGTGACGAGACCCTGGAGTTCGAGGCGGGCCGGGTGATGGCCGAGGAGATCGGCGGACCGCTGGGGATGCGGCCCGGTTCGTGA
- the recR gene encoding recombination mediator RecR, with product MYEGVVQDLIDELGRLPGVGPKSAQRIAFHILQAEPTDVKRLAHALLEVKAKVRFCATCGNVAQEELCNICRDPRRDPSVICVVEEPKDVVAIERTREFRGRYHVLGGAISPIEGVGPDDLRIRELLTRLADGTVTELILATDPNLEGEATATYLARMIKPMGLKVTRLASGLPVGGDLEYADEVTLGRAFEGRRLLDV from the coding sequence TTGTACGAAGGCGTGGTCCAGGACCTCATCGACGAACTGGGGCGGCTGCCCGGCGTCGGTCCCAAGAGCGCGCAGCGGATCGCCTTTCACATCCTCCAGGCCGAGCCGACGGACGTGAAACGGCTCGCGCACGCGCTCCTGGAGGTCAAGGCGAAGGTCCGCTTCTGTGCGACCTGCGGCAATGTCGCGCAGGAGGAACTGTGCAACATCTGCCGTGACCCGCGCCGCGACCCCTCGGTGATCTGTGTCGTGGAGGAGCCGAAGGACGTCGTCGCGATCGAGCGCACCCGCGAGTTCCGCGGCCGCTACCACGTGCTCGGCGGGGCGATCAGCCCCATCGAGGGTGTCGGCCCCGACGACCTGCGTATACGAGAACTTCTCACGCGGTTGGCCGACGGGACGGTCACGGAGCTGATCCTGGCCACCGATCCGAATCTCGAGGGCGAGGCGACGGCCACGTACCTCGCGCGCATGATCAAGCCCATGGGCCTGAAGGTCACCCGCCTGGCCAGCGGCCTCCCGGTGGGTGGCGACCTGGAATACGCGGACGAGGTCACCCTCGGCCGCGCCTTCGAGGGGAGAAGACTCCTAGATGTCTGA
- a CDS encoding YbaB/EbfC family nucleoid-associated protein codes for MIPGGGQPNMQQLLQQAQQMQQDLQRAQEELANTEVGGQAGGGLVSATVTGAGELRGLKIDPKAVDPEDTETLADLIVAAVQAANENAQALQQQKLGPLAQGLGGGTGIPGLPF; via the coding sequence GTGATCCCCGGTGGTGGCCAGCCCAACATGCAGCAGTTGCTCCAGCAGGCCCAGCAGATGCAGCAGGATCTGCAGCGGGCCCAGGAGGAACTGGCGAACACAGAGGTCGGCGGGCAGGCGGGCGGCGGCCTGGTCAGCGCGACCGTGACCGGCGCCGGCGAGCTGCGCGGCCTGAAGATCGACCCCAAGGCGGTGGACCCGGAGGACACCGAGACCCTCGCCGACCTGATCGTGGCCGCCGTACAGGCGGCGAACGAGAACGCGCAGGCGCTCCAGCAGCAGAAGCTCGGCCCGCTGGCCCAGGGCCTGGGCGGCGGCACGGGCATCCCCGGTCTGCCGTTCTGA
- a CDS encoding SLATT domain-containing protein, whose amino-acid sequence MGQPEMQPEGPPQDGRGEGSAGPRPGDLTGRALPPGDWGEPGERLDELYRWVEHGALRTADWYLRDRVWKRRGARVLRAGAAVGAVTGAALPLLDLTKVAAGVAPWGCLALLLAAACAGADRYFGVTSGWMRDVATAQAVQRRLQALQFDWAVEGVREVLGPTEGTASEAAERCVVLLRRFSEDMTELVRAETADWMVAFRAGAAPVGAPSVAYVPRQEAVGQAARFVLPPAGGTRPNMPRQRPPEPR is encoded by the coding sequence GTGGGTCAGCCGGAGATGCAGCCCGAGGGGCCGCCTCAGGACGGGCGGGGCGAGGGCTCGGCCGGACCCCGGCCGGGTGATCTGACCGGGCGGGCGCTGCCGCCCGGCGACTGGGGCGAGCCCGGCGAGCGGCTGGACGAGCTGTACCGGTGGGTGGAGCACGGGGCGCTGCGGACGGCGGACTGGTACCTGCGGGACCGGGTGTGGAAGCGGCGCGGGGCGCGGGTGCTGCGGGCCGGGGCGGCAGTGGGGGCGGTGACCGGGGCGGCGCTGCCGCTGCTGGATCTGACGAAGGTGGCGGCGGGCGTGGCGCCCTGGGGGTGTCTGGCCCTGCTCCTCGCGGCCGCGTGCGCCGGCGCGGACCGGTACTTCGGGGTGACCTCCGGCTGGATGCGGGACGTGGCGACGGCACAGGCGGTGCAGCGGCGCCTCCAGGCGCTCCAGTTCGACTGGGCGGTGGAGGGGGTGCGGGAGGTGCTGGGCCCCACGGAGGGCACGGCGAGCGAGGCGGCGGAGCGGTGTGTGGTCCTGCTGCGTCGCTTCTCGGAGGACATGACGGAGCTGGTCCGGGCGGAGACGGCGGACTGGATGGTGGCGTTCCGGGCGGGCGCGGCGCCGGTGGGGGCGCCGTCGGTGGCGTACGTACCGCGGCAGGAGGCGGTGGGGCAGGCCGCCAGATTCGTCCTGCCGCCGGCGGGGGGCACCCGCCCGAACATGCCGAGACAGCGCCCGCCGGAGCCGCGGTGA